The stretch of DNA GAAGCGGGTgccgccacgccgccgaggacTCACTCAGCATAGAGTGAGCCTTGGGCAAGCCGACTGTGGGCGGACGTGTTACTGTGTTAAGCATGGATTGCGGAGACAGGCTCCTCTGTACTGAGTTTCATGGTAACGGGAGCGCTAGAAGGtaggtggtggtggagatggTGGTGGATTGGTGGATGACCCAGACAGCGCCGTGACGATATATCAGATGGAGGCTCCCACGGCGTTATTCAGAATCAAAGGTGAATGGCACTTGACTGGAAGCCTTGGAACCCCGCCAGGGGCAATGTACCACCCATGACGGCGCGTGCCACCGACGAGTCTGAGCAGAAGCCTCCACGTGGGCGGTGAACAGCATTGGGGCTGTCGCGTAGGGAGCTATCCGCTGGCGCTGTCAGTGAGCGAGACGGGCCGGCGCTTCAGAATTCATGGATATACTCTACGCGCCTTGGCGCTCAGATGGCGGAACCAGCAGAGCGAACACTGCGACGGGACAGGGTGTTTCCGACACCGAGCCGGCAGTGTGCCATGATGCCATGACCAGTCTCCCTCGAGACCAGTACACCGGCCTTGGGATGTACACGCCGGCCGTAACCACGCCATCAGTCCCAGCGACTCTCCTTGCTCCCGCTTGCAGCCCAGAACCAGGAACACGTCGTCACAGACCCCATTGCTCTCAATTTCCGGCCCAGAACATCTCGTCGCATGGGTAAAGACGTGTCTAGAATAGGTCGGCTAACTTAACGGCGGGTGGCCTTGTCAAAGACTCGTTGTCAGCAGATAAACAATGGCTGACTCACTCGTCTCCTTGGTGATCTCAGAGTAGTCCGTGGCCTGGAGGTCAATGTGgatgccctcgaggcggcggtgaATGGCGTCCTTGGATGAAGCGTAGATCATCTTGTTGCGGATGTTAGCGTCGTCGGGCGACCTGTGTGTGAGCGGCTCGTACATTGAAGGGTTGCACGGGCTCTCCAGCGCGGCCAGTGGCATGTGGGATTAAACTGCGGGCACCGCCTTGCACTCACCACTGGACAAAGACGAGCTTGTTgcgcttgccctcgccaGGCAGCTCAAACTCGTAGTCGTACACGGCCCAACGGCATTCGCGCTCCgggaggtcggcgacaaAGTCCTCAAAGTCACGGCTCTCGCTCGTCTTGAGCACGACAATCGACTTCTTGTCGTCGCTGATGCCGTAGATGATGTATGCGAGCTTCTTGCCCGTCTTGAGCTCCTGGTACTTCTCGAGGCACTCGGCAACCTGCATGTTGAGCGAAGGCATTGTGGATAGGTCAGGGGGCGGAAGGGACAGGTGCGTGGATGCGAGGGCGGAGGTGGGCGGATCAGAGGCCGTAGGAGGGCGCGAGGCGAGCCGGTGGATGAGAGTGTGGGGAGCGATGTGGTGAGGGAGGCAGACGATGGACCGGAGGTCGGGAGGTCGGGGTGGGGGTGATAGGGCGTGGGGACGTGAGGACGGGGCGTGAGGCGCACGGACCGGTGCGTGGAGGTCGGGGCGGGGGGCCGAGCGGCGATGGAGTGGAGAGCACCGTGTGTGCAGAGCGAGCGTCAATAAAcatgtcgagcgcgcaAAGGCAGCCGAGCGTAGGATCAGATGTGACGtcgagaagaggagaagcgAAGGGTAGATCGGGTGCGTGGGCACAGCGTCAGCATTGTTTCCTTGCACGCAAGCGTAGGGCGGGGCATACCGGCTGGACACCAGACGACTGAGGGTTAGCTTTGGACTAGGAGTATGCGTACCATTGTGATGGATTAGatggggggagggagggaggaggagagagagatgaagCGAGTAAGAGGAttcgagatggagagagtaggatgaggagagagTCGAGTTAGTCAGGTAGTAAGAGTGTTGTTGGTTGCCTTCTACTCCCTCCAGCCAGTCTGCTTGCGTGGCCACATTCCCTGACTGTGGGGATACTACAATTTCGGGGCTTTGGTCCCGCTAATGTCGTCATTTCTAATCGGTGAATAAAACAATGCATATGGTAATTCTAGGCGATGCGCACCCGAGCTACTGGGCTGGTGGGGAGACTGGGCGGCTGACAGCGCGCGAGGGAGGAACACTGCTCAGACCCGcctcgttgacgaggcTCCCAAAGATGCTCATAGGGTTGCTGAGGAGGGCCTCAGGCGTGTCAAACTCGGCCACCCTTCCCTGGTCCATGACGAGCACCTTGTCGCTGTCCATGATCGTGTTGATGCGGTGCGCGATGGTGAGCGTCGTCACACCAGCAAAGTCTGGCCCGCGCAGGATTGCCTGCACAGCCTCGTCCGTCTCGAGATCGATAGAGCTAGtggcctcgtcaaggacgagaaTCTTCGTGCGCCGCAACAGAGCGCGAGCGAAGCACACCAGCTGCCTCTGGCCGGCAGAGAGGTTCGagccgccctcggccaccTCGGCATCCAACGTGCCACCCATGTTCGAGATCACGTGGTCCTTGAGGTGGGCCTGCTCAAGAGCCTGCCAAATCGCTGCATCCGAGGCCTTGTTGGTAGGGTCGATGTTGTTGCGGAGGCTGCCCTCGAAGAGCTGCGGGTCCTGCGGGATGATGCTCACCGCACTGCGGAGGTCACGGAGGCCGAGGGTCGCGATATCAATTCCGTCGATGAAGATACGGCCATgtgccgcctcgaggatcCGGAACAGACCAAGGGTGAGGGACGACTTGCCCGCGCCAGTGCGACCGACGatgccgacgcgctcgccgccctggATCTTAACGCTGACCTCGTTAAGGCAGAGGGCCAGCTCGGGGCGGTAGCGCATGGAGAAGGCGTCAAACTCGATGTCACCGCGCTCCGGCCACGACGCGGGAGGCTTGGTTTCGGGCACCTCCTCTGCCGCCTCGGACGCGAGATTGGCGTAACCGAGGACACGCTCGACCGACACGATGTtctgctcgacctcggagGCGGTCCGCACGAGCCAGTTCAGCGAGCCCGTCACGGAGATCGTGTAGTTCATGAGCCAGCCTACAAGGGCAGAGTCGACTCTCCCCGTGGTGTAGACCGTCATCGCGACCGAGGCGAGCGCCGTGGAGAACATCAGACACGAACCGAGGAACTCGAGGCGCACAGCGAGCCAGCGGTTGATGCACATTGCGGGCTGGTAACATGCCTGGTTCCGGTCGACACGCGCCTCATTGTTCGCAATAAAGCGGGATCGCTGGTGGTACGCGCGAATGACGGGGAGGCCCGCGAGAGTCTCGCCGAAGAAGCTGAAGatcggcgagcgcgagatcgcgtcgaggcgcttgagTTCGCGCGACGTCGCAAGATAGtatctgctgtcagcgaATGGATGAAGCCACGGAATGATGGGGCGCCGCGGGGTGGTAGACCAAAAGGTTGGTCGGGAGGATTACTCACCTCATCACCATGCGGTAGATGTAGCCTAGTGGgatgaagacgacgaggacttGCGGTGCGCCGATGGCAatgacgac from Cutaneotrichosporon cavernicola HIS019 DNA, chromosome: 7b encodes:
- the COF1 gene encoding uncharacterized protein (Actin depolymerisation factor/cofilin -like domains), whose protein sequence is MSSGVQPVAECLEKYQELKTGKKLAYIIYGISDDKKSIVVLKTSESRDFEDFVADLPERECRWAVYDYEFELPGEGKRNKLVFVQWSPDDANIRNKMIYASSKDAIHRRLEGIHIDLQATDYSEITKETIFDKATRR